The Stenotrophomonas maltophilia genome includes a region encoding these proteins:
- a CDS encoding PepSY domain-containing protein, with translation MFKNVLFQLHWLLGITAGAVLAVMGLSGAVLSFEDELLRAANPGFAEIAEHHADGQLPLELSELVPLLQAGSDRPLQRLRVDATGQRPSVARFAGGKEHWVYFDPYSGERFSALRGQAFFDFVEDLHRHLAAGERGKWITGSCAIALLFFTLSGLYLRWPRRWWHWRSWLAVEWKRSGRGFLWSLHSVVGTWVLLIYLMSALTGLWWSFDWYRSAANTLLGVAPAAKHKVATGAALNLERIEATLYALPGVRTGYIDLRLPEKPGQALNVRVMAGDPSQRGGQHDRAHDLLQLDPGTGATLDARPYARQGAGAQLATSVFALHSGSYFGVPGRVVVMLSSLGMSLFFITGWMLYLDRRRSQRAARGLRQSLPATPADGGGTPWLVVHASQSGLGEQLAWRAAAQLQASGHAVQVLPLARVDATQLARTAQALFVLSTFGDGEPPDAARGAARRLLAQAPDLSGLQFGLLALGDRQYPHYCGFGRQFDGWLLGNGARALFERIDVDAAAIPALRQWQQHLGALTGIATDDSVLPAATQMHEWRLLGRDRLNPGSVGGAIWRIRLAPPADAQWQAGDILHVAPRHNARHAAAVLKAHGLDPQQPLLIDGQPRTLLALASERELPDADAALAVQDACLWLAGLPLLPGREYSIASCTDDGAVELVVRLVHDETGRTGLGSGWLSLHAPVGASIVARVHRNPGFHRVGGAPMVLIGNGTGIAGLRSLLREAAHAGEHGHWLLFGERERAHDFLFADEIEAWQADGHLARVDLAFSRDGEGGYVQDRLRAAADALRDWMQRGAVIHVCGSLLGMAEGVDQVLREALGDEEVETLLETGRYRRDVY, from the coding sequence ATGTTCAAGAACGTCCTGTTCCAACTGCACTGGCTGCTGGGCATCACCGCCGGTGCCGTATTGGCCGTGATGGGCCTCAGCGGCGCCGTGCTGTCCTTCGAGGACGAGCTGCTGCGCGCGGCCAACCCCGGCTTCGCCGAAATCGCCGAGCACCATGCCGACGGCCAGCTTCCGCTTGAACTCAGCGAGCTGGTGCCGCTGCTGCAGGCCGGCAGTGATCGCCCCCTGCAACGCCTGCGCGTGGACGCCACCGGGCAGCGGCCCTCGGTGGCACGCTTCGCCGGTGGCAAGGAACACTGGGTCTACTTCGATCCGTACAGCGGCGAGCGATTCAGCGCCCTGCGTGGGCAGGCGTTCTTCGATTTCGTCGAGGACCTGCATCGCCACCTCGCCGCCGGCGAGCGCGGCAAATGGATCACCGGCAGCTGCGCCATCGCGCTGCTGTTCTTCACCCTGTCCGGCCTTTACCTGCGCTGGCCGCGACGCTGGTGGCACTGGCGCAGCTGGCTGGCGGTGGAATGGAAACGCAGCGGCCGTGGCTTCCTGTGGAGCCTGCACTCGGTGGTCGGTACCTGGGTTCTGCTGATCTACCTGATGAGTGCGCTGACCGGGCTGTGGTGGTCCTTCGACTGGTATCGCAGTGCCGCCAACACCCTGCTGGGCGTCGCACCGGCCGCCAAGCACAAGGTCGCCACCGGTGCCGCCCTGAACCTGGAGCGCATCGAAGCCACGCTGTATGCACTGCCCGGCGTGCGCACCGGCTACATCGACCTGCGCCTGCCGGAGAAGCCCGGGCAGGCACTGAATGTGCGCGTGATGGCCGGTGATCCGTCGCAGCGCGGCGGCCAGCATGACCGCGCGCATGATCTGCTGCAGCTGGACCCGGGCACTGGTGCCACGCTCGATGCCCGACCCTACGCGCGCCAGGGCGCCGGCGCGCAGCTGGCCACCAGCGTGTTCGCGCTGCACTCGGGCAGCTACTTCGGCGTGCCCGGGCGTGTCGTGGTGATGCTCAGCAGTTTGGGCATGAGCCTGTTCTTCATCACCGGCTGGATGCTCTACCTGGACCGGCGCCGCAGCCAGCGCGCCGCGCGTGGCCTGCGCCAGTCGCTGCCAGCAACGCCTGCCGATGGCGGTGGCACGCCGTGGCTGGTGGTGCATGCCAGCCAGAGCGGGCTGGGCGAACAACTCGCATGGCGCGCAGCCGCGCAGCTGCAGGCGTCCGGTCATGCGGTGCAGGTGCTGCCATTGGCCCGGGTCGATGCCACGCAGCTCGCGCGCACTGCGCAGGCATTGTTCGTGCTGAGCACCTTCGGCGATGGCGAGCCGCCGGATGCGGCACGGGGCGCTGCGCGGCGGCTGCTGGCACAAGCGCCCGATCTGTCGGGCCTGCAGTTCGGCCTGCTCGCCCTGGGTGACCGCCAGTACCCGCATTACTGCGGCTTTGGCCGCCAATTCGATGGCTGGCTGCTGGGCAACGGCGCACGTGCGCTGTTCGAGCGCATCGATGTCGATGCCGCCGCGATACCGGCGCTGCGCCAGTGGCAGCAACATCTCGGCGCACTGACCGGCATCGCCACCGATGACAGCGTGTTGCCGGCCGCGACGCAGATGCACGAGTGGCGCCTGCTCGGCCGTGACCGCCTCAATCCAGGCAGCGTGGGCGGCGCCATCTGGCGCATCCGTCTTGCGCCACCGGCCGACGCGCAATGGCAAGCGGGCGACATCCTGCACGTCGCGCCCCGCCACAACGCGCGGCACGCCGCTGCGGTGCTGAAGGCACATGGGCTGGATCCCCAGCAGCCGTTGCTGATTGACGGCCAGCCGCGCACGCTGTTGGCGCTGGCCAGCGAGCGCGAGCTGCCCGATGCCGATGCTGCGCTGGCGGTGCAGGATGCGTGCCTCTGGCTGGCAGGGCTGCCACTGCTGCCGGGGCGCGAGTACTCCATCGCATCCTGTACGGATGACGGTGCGGTCGAACTGGTGGTGCGGCTGGTCCATGACGAAACCGGACGCACCGGCCTGGGATCGGGCTGGCTGTCGCTGCATGCGCCGGTTGGTGCCAGCATCGTGGCCCGCGTGCACCGCAACCCCGGTTTCCATCGCGTTGGCGGTGCGCCGATGGTGCTGATCGGCAATGGCACCGGCATCGCGGGCCTGCGCAGCCTGCTGCGCGAAGCCGCGCATGCAGGTGAGCACGGGCACTGGCTGCTGTTCGGCGAACGCGAGCGCGCGCACGACTTCCTGTTCGCCGATGAGATCGAAGCGTGGCAGGCCGACGGCCATCTCGCGCGGGTGGACCTGGCGTTCTCGCGCGATGGTGAGGGCGGCTATGTGCAGGATCGCCTGCGTGCAGCAGCCGATGCCCTGCGCGACTGGATGCAGCGTGGTGCGGTCATCCACGTCTGCGGTTCGCTGCTGGGCATGGCCGAAGGCGTGGACCAGGTGCTGCGCGAAGCACTGGGTGATGAAGAAGTGGAAACGCTGCTGGAGACCGGGCGCTACCGTCGCGACGTGTATTGA